The Arabidopsis thaliana chromosome 5, partial sequence genomic interval ATGAGGCAAACCGTTGGAGCAATGGCCCAGTAAGGAGCCGTTTCAAGGAAGACAAGTCCTTTGGATAAGACCTCAGCTAAGCCACTGGTGCGTACTCCATCGGCTATAGCGAATCCAGCTCCCAATAACAAGACAATGTTCCATGGTAGTTTCTTGCATTTGTTCCAGTCCATTAGcttctctccttttttaaTATTGCTTGGGATGATAAACAACAATGTCGCCATCATCACACTCACGGTTCCATCCCCGGCTCGGCCGGCGAAGATCCGACCCCAGCCGGGGATATCATCAGTTATATTCCTTGTCATCCACAACACAACCAACCCACCAAACACGGCTAAGACCATCTTCTCAGCGAAGTTCATTGGCCCTAACAAATCAAGCTCTCTCCTGAGATGAGATTtatggagataaggagagaGAGCTTGTCCTGCTCCTTTAGGACAATACATAACACAAAGAACACACCAAAGCACCACGAATATGCACAAAGCCAATGGGAAGCCAAAGAAGAACCATTGGCTAAAACTGATCGGATCAGCCTCAGGGAAGTAGCTTTTCCACATTCCAACAAGAATCAGATTCACTCCTGTTCCAGTGAGTGTGCTCATCCCACCAACCGCCGCAGAGTATATCACACCTAACACCACCGCCCTGCTAAACTTCCCCACGGCCGGATGCACCACTTCCGTCGTCGATGATGACGAGGGCAGTCTCTGAAGTATCCCCGTAGCGACAGGCATCATCATGACTGCAGCTGCTACGTTATGCATCCACATGCTTACGAACGCTGTTGTGGCGCAGATGCCAAGCAGAAGTAGCGGCGCGTTTAGCGGCTCCACGCAGAACACCAACGTTATCTTCAAGAATTAGATTATCCATTAAGTTATGGTATTAGCTTATCATAATTAGATACGTGGTGACTGGTGAGTTTTCTCTTAATCATAGGATATCTCTCGTACGATTAATTATAGtttaaaaacatgataaaaGTAAACAATGATTAtagttgtgacttgtgagctAATTATTGGAGCCCGCACTTGCACAAATTAAATCATACTCACTATCATTGCTTTTGCTGGAGAAACATAGTGTTTACGTGtctctcatctttttttttgggttgtcATATAAATGGAATTATGGATTGGCCTAGGGCCTCATGAAATGACATCTCATCTatgatacaaataaaataaaataaaatgcatatgaaaaagattttgtttaaaaaattgaaataaaggACTCTTTGTATGTTAATAACTTAACTTTAAATGATCAAGTTATCATTAGACTTTGAACACACAAATTATTGAAGAAGAattaaaacgaaataaatGTGTGTGGGGAAAAAAATGTATGGGGaaggaaaaacatataatCTGGCATCACCACGTATAAAACATGGACCACTACACATtgtaatgtttaattttataagtaGGGATTCAATTGAAGCAATCCACCTATTTAACGAtcatattttgtaattaattcaCCCGTGGACCCGCACACAATCGGAAAGAATCAAATATTGAATAAATTATgtagaaaaaagaagaagaagaagaagaagataaagagataAAGGAAAGACTAACGTTAAGGGCAAGCCGGCGATGGATGTTGTAGTGTTCGACGGCGAGAGCAAGTATGAAGCTGCCGAGTACAAGGGAGATGACGTCATCCATGTAAGAATTTGCTACGTCATCCGCAGCCGATATACCAAAGAGAGGGAAGAGGAAGAGCGGCGTCATGGAGGTGATCGGCATCGGAACGGCCTCCGTCAACCACCACGCGAACATCCACACCAAAACACCGAGCATGTTCCTCGCCGTCGTCGTTTCATCTCCCCCGAGATCTACGCATAGACACACGACGGCGCAAAGAAGAGGACCAAGAGCGATGTAACAGTTTTTGGGCGTGAATATTGTCCGAAGTTGTTGTCCCACCGTTTGTCGTTCGAATGGTTCATCATTATGGACGACCGGTAAGAGCGGAGATTTCAGATCGTCGGATCCGGCGACGGTGACATCACCACCGTTCATTCTGTTTATTCCGTTTTTAATGGAAGGACAAAAAATGATATAGAGAAATGTaagaaccaaagaagaagagaaatgagcctttttataaatttatttatttcttttattataatGTGTTTGggcaaaacataaaaataaatatacgAAATGTGTTTATATTAAGGTTATTTATAGAATAATTAAAGTTTGTGGTCATATGACGAAAATATTCGGTGTAAGACCGTGAGTGACACATGTGACATGTTTTAGTATGTGAAGGCCTTTTTAGtaaacttgtgtttttttcctgtaaaaaaaaattgtattttcaaTCACAAATTTTTGCTGGTTCACgcaaataaaattaacaatgtATGGGGTAAGATTGATTAAAGAGacaaataatgtatttttttggaagCCAAAATCGAATTATTAGATAATGGGTTAATATACGAAAGAAAGGTCATTCTTCAGTGAATATGTGATTGATGACTTTTCAGTTTATCTAAGGAAAATAATCGgccatgaaaatgaaaatgatggGGTCTTGCAAATTACAAGTTACAAGTGGCGACGCTGTGATGGCTTGTAATTTTGTCTGGACTCTAGAATCTGATGACCCATAAAAGGACACTAGAGATTAAGATGACAAGTAATCATAACAATCTATTTGCTAATAAATTATTCAGTAGTCATATAATCCAAGTGCTATAGCCTATAGGGAattaatcattaaaaatatgtaaacttAAGAGTTATAACTTGTAGATAATATTGATCGTAGCTTCTCCATTAACATTTATTGGTTTCGTTTTATCCACAATCCATAAGCCTGTAACTTTGATTAATATGTCAAATGGATAGTAGAATAACTAAAATTTCAAAGTATATTCTTTTGCTAAATAAGCTACATATTAcgaaatatttagaaaaacataatcattttcgaattgatatataaatccttttttatggtttagaATTAAGAGGATATAGAAATGTtgaaaaatatggaaataaatgaggacaaaagagaaagaattgAAAGCCAAATTGATAGTTGGCAAGAGTAAAGAGAGCGAGTGAGACACGTTATTATATGCAGCCTTTGGTACTCCTCCAGAGCCCAACTTCCCTGGTTCTTACCCTcccctctcttttttttttgtcctttttcctccaaatttaataataataatcatattgtTGTAATAATCATATAGATACAAATTTTCTTAGAAATGTTCAAGAATCGACAtgtatttggattttttaACTTGTCTGTCAAATCTCTCTAAGAGATATAGATGCACTTGGTCTAAAGAAGATAAGCACACATACACACATGCATGTAAAGATATACGTACGATGAGATTTGCTATATCCAGTTTGCCAACAAAGAGAAGGAAGACTTATAAGAACTATTCCCTCAAATATAACTGGATATAACataataagagagaaaaatagagGTGTGGTACCAATCACAATCTTGTTTTGAAGGGGTCCAAAACAGTCAGGTTGAACAAGAGCCGGTACAAATGACACATAGGCAGATCacattgatgattttgatcatgaaactattattatttactcTTATGgaatatttgaaaagattGAAAGAAATCCTTGACTCATGTGGCTGTCTTTGATTCCATCACTTGGAAAGTTTCAGTCCATAGAttctatgatttttatttaagattCTATGATTATCAACTATAGTTTTAATCATCTGCATTGTAGACTATGTAGTCTCTAAACTTGCCCCTTATTGTGACAAGTCTACATTAGACGTGTATTTGTACAAGTCAAATCCAATTCATCATCCCACAGTCACttatcaaatttcaaattagagcttcttaaagtattcTTCTTAGTATAAAAATTTTAGACAAGTCACACCAATcttttatcatattaatttttaccCGTAAGAATAAGATCTATGTTTACAAATACGAATTTCTTACTAAACTACTTGTCGTGATGAATTTTGATAGAGATAATCatcagagaaaacaaagagaactAAATAAATGCGTATAAGATATGAATAATAtacagaagaggaaagaaatACCGAATACGTAATGGATATAAAACCAAAGTTTCAATTCCAAGACGGATACGAACAAGTTCGAGTTTCTCTCAATGTCCCACTCACATGCCCCATTAGGTTTAATTtgtctttctgtttttttcttttttctttttattgtagCCTTTGTTTGATTGAAGTCGTACGAGGCTCAAACTTGGTTCGACACATGGCGCTAACTGAATTGCGAGACgattgttttctaaaagttACAAAACACAACTCAAGATTTCCTGAACCAGAAGTCTTCTCTTATGGATCTCTCTCACTGGTCACTGTTAATTACAGAGACAACgcatataataaaaacaaagtcttctttttattcttttgtctTCAAGTTCTAAGCAGGAAACaacaaacattttaaagaaCAAAGCAGTGAAGAAAACACGCTTCCTGTTTTGATGAGCAGATCACTTAGATGGGTCTCTATGGCTCTCCTCCAAGCTCAACTCTCAGGTTGTCATATGGATACACTCTCGGTGTCTGCAACAACACAGTAAGAGATTAACATGATATGGAAAACAAGTTCCACAATGACACAAAAGCAGAGAGATGATATGCCACAGAACAAATTCTAAAGTAAAAGAGAGCAGCAATTCAACTCATGTATAAACAAGAAGATATAGAGCAACTTCTCAGCCTTGGAGTGCTGTTCAACCTCTATAACCCTAAGTTCTTCAAAACAAGACACATCATAATAGCCTTTGATACAAAGTCTATGATTCTTGGCCAACGGACACTAAGAGAAGTAACATTTGgagtaaaaagaagaacagCAATTCAACTCATGTATAGACAAGAAGACATAGATCAACTTCTTAGCCCCGGTGTGGTGTTCAACTTCTATAACTCGAAGTCCTTTAAAGAAAACTCATTATAGTATAGCCTTTGTACAAAGTTTATGATTCTTGGCCAGTCGACACTAAGAGAACCAACTCATCGATTTTAGCTGCTCATGCACCTCAAAGAGCCTTCATGTCTTTCTTACACCTCTAAGAGATGCCACAGAACAACTTCTAGAGTAAATGAACAGCACCAATGTCTAGACAAAAAGCCAGAGCACCTTTTTTAGGCCTAAGTCTTTTACTCGGAATCCTTCAAAACAAGACTCATCACAGTATAACCTATTAACCTTTGATACAGAGTTTTTCATTCTTGGCCAGTGGACactaagaaaactaaaacatagatTATAGCTGCTGGTACATACACCTCTAGCATACGCTTAAGCATTTACCGAGTTCCCAAGAACACTGTGGGTGTTTCTTTCAAGTGTTCCTAACTACAACGTACATGCtcaaattaattaagacaGGATTATGGAAGCAATGCGGACATAAGATTCATCTAGTCCAGTAACTTTGGTCAGATGCAAAAGCAAACAGCAAGAATTGTTCATGTTCATAAACAGACAAAATGCAGAACTGAAAGCTAAATATTGCGGCAATTcagcaaataaagaaaagaacattGACACATTCTCTGTTACGCGAGCATATTTTGTAGATTCCTATGTTTTCTGTCCACATTTAGTTAATGAGTTTCTGAAGATTCCAGCAAAAACCTATTCTCAGAAATAAGCCAATGCCAAACATATGTATCAAATTCAGAGTTGAACAACATACATAATAACAGCTGCATAGGGATGATAGATCTTAGCATAATCATGACTTCGATCATCACACTCAGGACAACAAAATGGGCTTGATTATAATTTCGAAAGTTGAAAGCTTTGAACTTACAAATGGAACCTTAGAAGCTTTGTCGTTCAAAACAGCGAGCAGACCGAGACCAACAAAGAACCCTAATCCGCCACTCAACCATGCCAATGCTTCATACTGTTCACATTAATCCAAAATCAATCAGAAAAGCAATCTCTTTTTACACCGAGAATCACCAGCAATTAGAAATCGTGTAACCAAACCTTTCCGACGGTATCAGCAATCCGATCTATGCAAGGCTCTGGAAACGCAGTCCCGTTGTCCCACATCAGCTCGTCGTTTACCGATAGCTGACCCGCACAATTTGTAAACATCAGATTTTCAGAAGAATCTAACAAGAAATTTACAACAGAAATTTGACTCACCGGCTTATCGGGGACGATGTGTTTGCCGACGGGGAGACCCATTCCGGCGCGTTGACGGAGAGAAGAACCGACGGATCGGGCAACGACGCCGTTTCCACCCATGATTCGTGACGCAACACCGCTCAATCTTCCAGCCATTTTCGCTCTTTTCAGGTTTCGATCCAAAATCCAATCAAATTacagatagagagagaagaaagacgCAGTCACTGAAACGATTCCCTGAAACGCCATCGTTTTAAAAGAGGTCAATATTGTAATTTCGATTAACGAATTTTAAAACCAACGAAATGAGCAAACACATACACTTCAAGTGTGTCAAAAAGCTTCAGATTCTTACTATATACAAAGAGATTCATGTGGTGAATACACAAAGgtacaaaaacagaaaaagctACAACCTTTAACATATCTATAAACTACTCAACAGTGAGGCGCAGTTCGTCCGAGTCGGGATAAACTGTCTTGTTGTTATTATCACATTCGCAAGAGTTAATCTTGTAGAATGCTCTCCATTCGTCGATGTTCTTCATCTGATCACATCTCAATTTAGGTaaccttcttctctctaagATCTCTAGAATCTTCTCTGTTCTTCCCAGATGCAGAGCTGCTCCTCTTACTGATTCTTCCCTTACTTCTACAGCTGACACCAAACACTTGACGGATATCACTTGTGCTACGTTGCAAAAGCAACCTGACACTATGTCTGATATTGTGCTTTCCAGCTTTCTCAACAGAGCTTCCCCTGTTCCATAGTCTCTTGATTCGTAAGTTAGTAGAATTGTTTGACAGATTCGGTACATGGAGTTGGCTGCTAGAGTCTTGATGGGCCAGTGAGAGGGCTTGTGCTTCATGCATACCATCAGGTTCATCTGCCATGACTCTGAGAACTCTTTCTTCGCGATTTCCATCAGCTCCCGAAGGGTTTCTTCTGGATTTCTTTGTTGCTTTGATAGTTTCCGAAGATCCACATCAAACCACTTGTGATAGAGATCAACACCTAGCCAAACGACCTCAGCAGCTTTCCTGAGGTTAACTGACTCTCCTCCGGTATCCAGGACGCATTCAAACTTGTTGACATATTCCAGTGCCTCGTTGACAGCATTGAGTAACTTCTTCAGGGAGGAGGGCTTGATGTCGGGAAGTGCAACAGCAATACTTGTGAGTGTTACAAGCGGGAGAGCCCAACAATTGGGCGGTTCTCCGTGGGCCAGAGAAGCCACCTTGTTGCTGTCGAACTCTGCAATCCCTTCAAATCCTTTTGAAATGGGTGTTGTTGCTTCCAAAAGCTCTATCAGATTCACTGGTTGTTTCTTTCTGCCCTTCTCTATCCAATGATCTGTCGCTTCCCGGTTGCTCCGCACCATCACATCCACCAGCGGGTCCTCTCCTTCAAGGTGCAGGACAAAACTCGCTAGGTCCTGTCTCGAGCTTGGATTTGAATCGGATTTTTCTGACTCACTGTGTGTGATAGTATTACTGGTCCTTAAGGCGAAATGACAGCACAACAAGATCTTACCCACACAGGATACCGAGATGTAACGGATAATTTTGCTACCAAACACAATCACATACTGTATCACAATACATACATCCAATATCCAGCGTTTTGCATTGTGTGCAGTCTTCCTGTATCTGCGTTCTTTGAGGATCCAAAGGCTTAAGGGatgttgcttcttctctgaGAACCAATGTGTCCAGTAACTCTCTATTCTAAACTCATCTCTATAATACTTCTTTCCTCTAATCGGACACCTGAAGTTCACAGCCGTGAACCATCTGATCGCAGGAGCAATGGTCCCTATAGCTACAGTAGTAGTCTGGCAAACAAGAACCAGAGAAGTTGACCATTTGTAATCAGAATCTCCATGGCAGAACCCAAGTGACCTTGGTCTTAAAAAGTAACTCCTAACCATAGCTTCACCAAGCGTAATGGCACTCAGGAGACAGAAGAAACCAGAAGCAGTGCACGTGACAGAACGAGCCATCACGAATTGAGGGCTACTAGTATGAGCCATCATCCAAAACTTTGACAAATCTTGCTGAATTTTCTTAGCAACTGTTCTCTCTGTAGCCAAAGGACACTTCATAGCAACGTCGTACCTCTTATTGTACTTACTCTCCAAGATTCTTTTCGTAGTGGGAACTGTGGTGGCCGAGAAACACAAGATCATAAGCATAAGAAGCATGAGAAGTACGACCAGAAAATGTTCCTCAGAGAAAACATAAATCGCACCAGTACCCAACTGAATACAGATGTTAACAACATCAGTGATGACAAGAATCCCTAAAGCCATAAGATTCATGAGGAGATCATTGTTGTCCATAATACCCAGAGAAGGCATCGAATTACCCATCACAGTACATACAAAGACGGTGCTGCTGAGTTTAGCTAACTGATCCTGACGACTCGGCATGGAAGTGTTGAGATCCACAGAGAGTTTGATTCCGACAGCGATGAAAGTCAGAGAAGTGGCGTTGAGAGAGAAGAACTTACAGGGAAACCAGAATTTGCGGTGTCGGAAGCCGTGTATAAGATCGGCGGCCATGGCTAGACCACAGATGAGTGAAGCTACGGCAACGTAGATACCAATCGAAGGTAAGGGTTTGCTGAACTCTGCATCGTTCAAATCGCCATGGGCGTCGCAGCCGAGGATACCCATCAATCGAATTCAAGGATTTGATCGAAAAAGCTCTTCTTCAAGTTGACTCCATGGAAATGAGTGATCTTGTTGACATCATTCTAGAGACTGGAAAAGTAGCAAACTTTGACTTCTCTGACCGATTTTGAGCACAAATTCCAACCTTTCTACTACACTCTTCTATGACCATTTCAACTAAATTTCGGATAGACACTGTTGAATCGCAGATCAACCGGGAAAAACTCACGGGAAGAAAGTGTTTCTGCCTGCTTTCGTGGAGTTTGGAAAAGGCCTGGAGTGATCCACCTATCATGGGCCTAATAATCGGCCCAATTAGTTTTGTTACTGGATGTGTTAATAATGATGAAGAGTAGAAACTTTGACTTGTCTGATAAAATGATCACACTCCTTTCATGACCATTTCGATTCAATTGAGGAATTAGGCACTGTTGAGTGACAGATCAAATGTCCTAGGATCTATAAACAATTGACATTCCATGGAATCAGCTTTAGGGGGTTTTGAgcaatcatcatcaccaatCAGGTTATTCGAGGGATccagtttgtttgtttttgaattcaGCTTAGGGGAACAAAAGAGTTAAGATTGTGAAAACAAATGACATGAATCACTTGATTCGATAGCAAACACAAAAGCAGGACTAAtctctctcacacacacaATGTCTCAACTTAAACAGAGAAAACTAGTCAATGTcccaaaatgaaaatatagtaGAGTACTAGCTAAAAGAGAGGTAGAGAGATCATTCATTCAATagggtttcttttgttgttgatggtgGTCATGTCGTCAGGAGGTATGACAGCAATCCTGAGAACACCAAATTCTGCATCCCAAGCGATGGTGTTGTTCGAAATTAAAGCGGGAAAAGGACTTTGGACGCTTCCGAGGTAGGTTCGACCGCTCTCATCGTGTTCATACACGTCCTTGATCTCAGCTTTGAATCTGATTTCCTTTTCATCAGCATACACTTCCACATCATCCGGACTAACACCTGGCATGTCCACTGCAAAGTGAGCCCCTCCTCCCGCTTTTGTCACCCCAATTAGTGCTCCCTTGCGACCAGACACCAGACACGGATGATCCTCCAAGCGTATTCCGGATTGACCTTAATAAAGAACAGAGAGTACTGTATTAACAACAAATGATGCAGCAAAAGAGATTGTGACTTTAGAGAAGAGGAATGAGTCGAACCTGTAAAAGGAGGCACAGTGAGAGTacacttgttgttgttgttgtcttgaGCCTTGCTCACAACCTTGACCCTTGTGAGAATCATCCTCAAAACTCCATCTTTCATTTTGGCATCCACGCCTGTGATCTCGCAGCAGTCACAGCCAAGCCCAGCGGTTCCAGAGTACTGACGCACACCTTCCTTGCCGTTGTTCAGAGTTTCACCGGAGAAAAAGACAACCTTTTGTCTCACGGCGTCAACTCTGTAGCGAACGGCGTCGTCTGGAACACCAGGCAAGTCGACACGCACGTAGAGATTGTCGTTCTCCAGAACCTTCACTTGAACGAAACCCTTTGGACCCGCTTTCTGAAACTGATTGTTCGTCGCGTAGAACCCCtctgtaataataataagtaaacaaagatcaaaacttgatgaagaaaagtatACAGAGAACAAAGGAAGACACTTATCAAAGATGGAACTAACTCGATCTGCTTCATTTTCATGAATCATGCACAGtaaaaaaactgtaaatctTTGTACCAAGTTCATGTTAACACTTCACAAGTAAACAAATTGAGACAACTTTCTAgaaaaaacacatattttcCGAGAAAAATTAGAACAATGTTGTTCTTGGGAAATCTAGTAGCTCGTGAAAAGAGATACCTCGAACTTTAGGAATTCTTGACATGTCCCTGAAATCTGCCTTTGTCTcacccatctctctctttgttttttgctctctcttctcttctagtTCAAGGTAGGTTGCGTAAAAATGGCGTTTTGTTCTCCTGTTGATAAATATAGACGAAGCACCATCTTGTGGTACAGACTGTGACGTGGCACGCTCCAGCTGGCTTTTTTTTAACCTTCATAGCATAAGTTTGACTGGTCTTGCCTACGTCACCGACTCTCTCTCtcggtaagaaaaaaaacttgcttttactcttttgattttttttacggTAGAGAATAAGCTGACGTCACCAGCTCTGTGAGCTATCCCACGCTTTTTTTACTCCTTTCgtttatatgtaattatgtacGACAAAAATGACTGCAAAAGTAAAACCGTACCCACACTCTTCACTCTTCATTaattttcaaacatttttgaCAAGACGACGCTGACGTCAGCAATCTTCaagagtaaaaaaattatgagctctcaattatctttttttttttcatcaaagatCAAATAAGGTTTCAACCGTCGTTTAGTGTTTATCCAATTATTACGACAACGCtattaaaaagtttgatcCCTACTTACAACAACATATATCTATTAACATGTCCAGGTTACATACTCGTAATCCGGTTTAATAATGGCAAAGATCTATATAGTCTTATCGAATAGCTAGGTTAATGTAAGATTAAATAGAACAAAGAAAGCTgacaactttttctttattgagATCACGACATATAGAAGCAAGATCGTTCTTAACTAAACCACAAAATGATAAACATAAAGCAGTAGCTGCATCAAAGTTCATAGATAGATAGAGACGCTAGACACAAGTACCATTACGAGACACAAACCAAGGTGTTGTTAAATCAGTAATGGAGGATCCTCTCCTTGACATTAATGGAAGCGTTTTTGCCTGGGATCTTAGGGACGGTGATCCAGAGCACTCCGTTGATAAGCTTCACTTTAGTTTTCTTGACGTCGTAAGCCTCAGGGTTGAAAATCATGGAGCCTCCGTATTTGCGTCCGGCGTTTTCGTACTCAGGCATTGCTGGTTCGTCGGCGAAGAAGTGGACGTTGTTGGCGTCGACCCAGTAGGTGAGATCTGACTCGGGACAACCAGGCATGTCGACTCTCGTCACGCAAGATTTCTTCGTCTCTGTCACCTCGTACACCGCTTGACTCCCACTTTTCTGAAATCGGTTCCTTACTGTACATACATAAgataaaacaaacacaaattcGTTAttagaaagagagatttgacGTGTAAACTataaaggtttgatttttataagaaatgacagtgaaagatgaaaactttacTTGGAGACGGAATTTCGCCGGAACTGCCTGCGTTAACTTCCATGTTCCTACTCATTTGCTCAAAACGAtgctctttctctttcttttggaaGGAAACTGAGTGAGCAAAGTCGCTCTACTCCACTTGCTATTTATAGCCGAGGAGGACTATAGGGTTTGGGAAAGGCCTGGAGTGACCTATCATTTGGCCCATTAATCGGCCCAAGGAGTGTTAAAAATTCGAAATTGTTTCTGATTTGGTGAAATTGATCGAAAAGCTCTTCTAGTTGAACTCCATGGAAAGGAGTGATCTTGTAGAGTGTTGACAATTGACATCAATCTGGAGACTTTGACTTCTCTGAACAATTTTTAGCACAACCGGAGTGACCACCTAATATGGGCCTAAGAATCGGCCCATTTAGTTTTGTCGGGGGATGAATTATAAACAATTGACATTTGATGGAAGAAACTAATATTCAATATCAGCTTAGCTTTAGGTAAATTATGCAATGGACCCAATTTGTTTCAATCGGcttagaggaaaaaaaaagagttaaaagtTTGTGAAAACAAATGACATGAATCATTGGGTACCATAGCAAACAcaagtatgtatatgttaGTTACTTGTGTATTTGGCCCATACATCGGCCCAATGAGTGTTTGAGCCTTTAAAATTCGAAAACTGCTTTTGATTTGGTGCAGTATATGTTAGTTATTCAGCTTCCATCTAATCTCCTCCATACACATTATAATTTAAGTTGCTCTGagttttatttgattcttaCTGAAGATTGGTCCAGAAACTTTCCTAGTACAATGAACTcttgtttcaaaacaaaaaaaaacactgttTCATTGTGTGGCGATGTAGAATTAGATTGATACAATACAAGTACTTAAGTAAATACTTTGGTTGGTCTACGTTACCTAATAATACAGAGCAGATACAGGGTAATCTCAAGCAAAACATGATACAACTCTAAAGCTTTTGgaaaaacaagattaaaaaaagaagctaagcATTGATGTGGCTTGAAGGAGTTTCAGAGTGTTGTGAGAAGATAGAAGTTCTGCAAGTGGGACAGGAGGAGCGAGTAGAGAGCCATTTGTGGATACACTTAACATGGAAACCATGCTGACATTTCTCCAGCACTTGAATGCTTTCTCCTTGTTCAAATTCCGACAAGCAAATGGCACACT includes:
- the TDT gene encoding tonoplast dicarboxylate transporter (tonoplast dicarboxylate transporter (TDT); CONTAINS InterPro DOMAIN/s: Sodium/sulphate symporter (InterPro:IPR001898); Has 1807 Blast hits to 1807 proteins in 277 species: Archae - 0; Bacteria - 0; Metazoa - 736; Fungi - 347; Plants - 385; Viruses - 0; Other Eukaryotes - 339 (source: NCBI BLink).) encodes the protein MNGGDVTVAGSDDLKSPLLPVVHNDEPFERQTVGQQLRTIFTPKNCYIALGPLLCAVVCLCVDLGGDETTTARNMLGVLVWMFAWWLTEAVPMPITSMTPLFLFPLFGISAADDVANSYMDDVISLVLGSFILALAVEHYNIHRRLALNITLVFCVEPLNAPLLLLGICATTAFVSMWMHNVAAAVMMMPVATGILQRLPSSSSTTEVVHPAVGKFSRAVVLGVIYSAAVGGMSTLTGTGVNLILVGMWKSYFPEADPISFSQWFFFGFPLALCIFVVLWCVLCVMYCPKGAGQALSPYLHKSHLRRELDLLGPMNFAEKMVLAVFGGLVVLWMTRNITDDIPGWGRIFAGRAGDGTVSVMMATLLFIIPSNIKKGEKLMDWNKCKKLPWNIVLLLGAGFAIADGVRTSGLAEVLSKGLVFLETAPYWAIAPTVCLIAATITEFTSNNATTTLLVPLLIEIAKNMGIHPLLLMVPGAIGAQFAFLLPTGTPSNVVGFTTGHIEIKDMIKTGLPLKIAGTIFLSILMPTLGAYVFASMGGV
- the ASG7 gene encoding uncharacterized protein (unknown protein; BEST Arabidopsis thaliana protein match is: unknown protein (TAIR:AT4G17250.1); Has 1807 Blast hits to 1807 proteins in 277 species: Archae - 0; Bacteria - 0; Metazoa - 736; Fungi - 347; Plants - 385; Viruses - 0; Other Eukaryotes - 339 (source: NCBI BLink).); amino-acid sequence: MGILGCDAHGDLNDAEFSKPLPSIGIYVAVASLICGLAMAADLIHGFRHRKFWFPCKFFSLNATSLTFIAVGIKLSVDLNTSMPSRQDQLAKLSSTVFVCTVMGNSMPSLGIMDNNDLLMNLMALGILVITDVVNICIQLGTGAIYVFSEEHFLVVLLMLLMLMILCFSATTVPTTKRILESKYNKRYDVAMKCPLATERTVAKKIQQDLSKFWMMAHTSSPQFVMARSVTCTASGFFCLLSAITLGEAMVRSYFLRPRSLGFCHGDSDYKWSTSLVLVCQTTTVAIGTIAPAIRWFTAVNFRCPIRGKKYYRDEFRIESYWTHWFSEKKQHPLSLWILKERRYRKTAHNAKRWILDVCIVIQYVIVFGSKIIRYISVSCVGKILLCCHFALRTSNTITHSESEKSDSNPSSRQDLASFVLHLEGEDPLVDVMVRSNREATDHWIEKGRKKQPVNLIELLEATTPISKGFEGIAEFDSNKVASLAHGEPPNCWALPLVTLTSIAVALPDIKPSSLKKLLNAVNEALEYVNKFECVLDTGGESVNLRKAAEVVWLGVDLYHKWFDVDLRKLSKQQRNPEETLRELMEIAKKEFSESWQMNLMVCMKHKPSHWPIKTLAANSMYRICQTILLTYESRDYGTGEALLRKLESTISDIVSGCFCNVAQVISVKCLVSAVEVREESVRGAALHLGRTEKILEILERRRLPKLRCDQMKNIDEWRAFYKINSCECDNNNKTVYPDSDELRLTVE
- a CDS encoding NADH dehydrogenase ubiquinone 1 beta subcomplex subunit (unknown protein; Has 30201 Blast hits to 17322 proteins in 780 species: Archae - 12; Bacteria - 1396; Metazoa - 17338; Fungi - 3422; Plants - 5037; Viruses - 0; Other Eukaryotes - 2996 (source: NCBI BLink).), with product MAGRLSGVASRIMGGNGVVARSVGSSLRQRAGMGLPVGKHIVPDKPLSVNDELMWDNGTAFPEPCIDRIADTVGKYEALAWLSGGLGFFVGLGLLAVLNDKASKVPFTPRVYPYDNLRVELGGEP